A section of the Streptomyces sp. SLBN-118 genome encodes:
- a CDS encoding aldo/keto reductase, with the protein MTSLRTLGSSGLAVFPLALGGNVFGWTADRAQSFAVLDAYAAAGGNFIDTADSYSAWAPGNEGGESETVIGRWIAERGNRADVVIATKVGAHPRYKGLSPATIKAAAEESLKRLGTDYIDLYYTHFDDPGVPVEEIISALDQLVKEGKIRAIGASNLSAERLQESLDFSEREGLARYAVLQPHYNLVARDTYEGELRDTAARGGLAAVPYFALAAGFLTGKYRPGATVKSARAQGAGRHLETERGRKVLAALDRVAGARGAEIATVALAWLAEQPTVAAPIASARTAGQLPALTAVAELKLTAEELAVLTEASA; encoded by the coding sequence ATGACCTCTCTCCGTACCCTCGGCTCGTCCGGCCTCGCCGTCTTCCCGCTCGCCCTCGGCGGCAACGTCTTCGGCTGGACCGCAGACCGGGCGCAGTCCTTCGCCGTGCTCGATGCCTATGCCGCGGCCGGCGGGAACTTCATCGACACCGCCGACAGCTACTCCGCCTGGGCACCGGGCAACGAGGGCGGCGAGTCCGAGACCGTCATAGGCCGGTGGATCGCCGAGCGCGGCAACCGTGCCGATGTCGTCATCGCCACCAAGGTCGGCGCCCATCCCCGGTACAAGGGGCTCTCGCCTGCCACCATCAAAGCTGCGGCAGAGGAGTCGCTGAAGCGGCTCGGCACCGACTACATCGACCTGTACTACACGCACTTCGACGACCCCGGTGTCCCCGTCGAGGAGATCATCAGCGCCCTCGACCAGCTGGTGAAGGAGGGCAAGATCCGCGCGATCGGGGCCTCCAACCTCAGCGCGGAGCGGCTCCAGGAGTCGCTGGACTTCTCGGAGCGCGAGGGGCTCGCCCGGTATGCCGTGCTGCAGCCGCACTACAACCTCGTCGCCCGCGACACGTACGAGGGCGAGCTGCGGGACACCGCCGCCCGGGGCGGGCTCGCGGCCGTCCCGTACTTCGCGCTCGCCGCCGGCTTCCTCACCGGCAAGTACCGGCCGGGTGCGACGGTGAAGAGCGCCAGGGCCCAGGGCGCGGGCAGGCATCTGGAGACCGAGCGGGGCCGCAAAGTCCTGGCCGCGCTCGACCGGGTCGCGGGGGCGCGCGGCGCCGAGATCGCGACCGTGGCGCTCGCCTGGCTGGCCGAGCAGCCGACCGTCGCCGCGCCGATCGCCTCGGCCCGCACGGCCGGGCAGCTGCCCGCGCTGACGGCGGTCGCGGAGCTGAAGCTGACGGCCGAGGAGCTGGCGGTGCTGACGGAGGCGTCCGCCTAG
- a CDS encoding endonuclease VII domain-containing protein: MDRELTPLPDRREAKPTDRNERSEKQCRTCLVWLHLDMFARNASAPDGMQGNCRGCARDAQRKALYQMPRGRYAEMLARQGGVCAICKQPDNTGLTLSIDHNHTCCPGSAESCGECVRGLLCTACNHGLGKFRDDPELLRAAAAYLERHAAQYS, from the coding sequence ATGGACCGCGAGCTGACCCCGCTGCCGGACCGGCGGGAGGCCAAGCCGACCGACCGGAACGAGCGGAGCGAGAAGCAGTGCCGCACCTGCCTCGTCTGGCTCCACCTGGACATGTTTGCCCGGAACGCCAGCGCCCCGGACGGCATGCAAGGCAACTGCCGAGGCTGCGCGCGGGACGCTCAGCGTAAGGCGCTCTACCAGATGCCTCGCGGACGCTACGCAGAGATGCTGGCGCGACAGGGAGGCGTATGCGCCATCTGTAAGCAGCCCGATAACACGGGGCTCACCCTGTCTATCGATCACAACCACACCTGCTGTCCGGGCTCTGCCGAGTCCTGCGGCGAATGTGTCCGCGGCCTGCTGTGCACCGCGTGCAACCACGGCCTCGGGAAGTTCCGGGACGACCCGGAACTCCTGCGCGCCGCAGCCGCGTATCTAGAGCGGCACGCAGCCCAGTACTCGTAG
- a CDS encoding PP2C family protein-serine/threonine phosphatase, protein MGKREQGGADISRGFVRLLPALMIAAGLIFDLATPPRFTAVPLFAAAPLIAAPIFTWFGTLLAGIAAILGVTGLHFYNQTVSQITAFTELTTVITVAGLALLINRVVRLGSERLASARVIAEAVQRAVLPSPADRIGELRVAARYEAAQEDAFIGGDLFAVQDTPFGVRLVVGDVRGKGMQAVETVAVVIGAFREAAEQERSLEGVAARLERALMREGVRHNLDAAEGFTTAVLAEIPRGDGVVRVVNRGHPEPLLLYADGGVGILEPTQAALPLGMGLGIWPDRADTHGLPPGATLLLYTDGLSEARDANGVFYDPGRRLAGRLFAGPEDLLDALVDDVRRHTGSATTDDMALLAVGRPLEGSRSTAGSCP, encoded by the coding sequence GTGGGGAAGCGAGAGCAGGGCGGAGCCGACATCTCCCGCGGATTCGTCCGCCTGCTGCCCGCCCTGATGATCGCCGCCGGCCTGATCTTCGACCTCGCGACGCCGCCCCGGTTCACCGCGGTCCCGCTCTTCGCGGCCGCGCCGCTGATCGCGGCCCCGATCTTCACCTGGTTCGGCACCCTGCTGGCCGGTATCGCGGCGATCCTCGGTGTGACCGGGCTGCACTTCTACAACCAGACCGTCTCGCAGATCACGGCGTTCACCGAGCTCACGACGGTGATCACCGTCGCGGGCCTCGCGCTGCTGATCAACCGGGTGGTACGGCTCGGCAGCGAGCGCCTTGCGTCGGCCCGTGTGATCGCCGAGGCCGTGCAGCGCGCGGTGCTGCCATCCCCCGCGGACCGGATCGGGGAACTGCGTGTCGCCGCGCGGTACGAGGCGGCGCAGGAGGACGCGTTCATCGGCGGTGACCTCTTCGCCGTACAGGACACGCCCTTCGGGGTGCGGCTGGTCGTCGGGGACGTACGCGGCAAGGGGATGCAGGCGGTCGAGACGGTGGCCGTGGTCATCGGGGCGTTCCGGGAGGCCGCCGAGCAGGAGCGCTCACTCGAAGGGGTCGCCGCGCGCCTGGAGCGGGCGCTGATGCGTGAGGGCGTGCGGCACAACCTGGACGCGGCCGAGGGGTTCACCACCGCCGTACTGGCCGAGATCCCGCGCGGCGACGGGGTCGTACGGGTCGTGAACCGGGGCCATCCGGAGCCGCTCCTGCTGTACGCGGACGGCGGCGTGGGCATCCTGGAGCCGACCCAGGCCGCGCTGCCGCTCGGGATGGGCCTCGGGATCTGGCCGGACCGCGCGGACACGCACGGGCTGCCACCCGGGGCCACATTGCTTCTCTACACGGACGGGCTGTCCGAGGCGCGCGATGCGAACGGTGTCTTCTACGACCCCGGCCGGCGGCTGGCGGGGCGGCTGTTTGCCGGGCCCGAGGACCTGCTGGACGCACTGGTGGATGACGTACGGCGTCATACGGGCAGCGCTACGACGGACGACATGGCGCTGCTTGCGGTCGGCCGCCCCCTGGAGGGCAGCAGAAGCACCGCAGGGTCGTGCCCGTGA
- the lhgO gene encoding L-2-hydroxyglutarate oxidase: protein MTASGQGSVHDFDCDVLVIGGGIVGLSTAHALTRAAPGTRVIVLEKEAGPARHQTGRNSGVIHSGIYYRPGSLKARFAVRGAAEMVKFCAEYGIAHKVTGKLIVATGKDELPRLHALVQRGRENGIPVRELGPSQIMEYEPEVRGLAAIHVGTTGVCDFGAVAAQLGAASGADVRYGEEVAAIDRRSWGVAVRTTSEAVVRARVLVNCAGLHCDRVARLAGDDPGMRIVPFRGEYYELADASLVRGLVYPVPDPSFPFLGVHLTRGIEGGVHVGPNAVPALAREGYSWSAVRPRELAETLSWPGSWQIARRHWRYGAGELHRSLSKRAFTTAVRRLLPAVTEGDLRPAAAGVRAQAVLRDGTLADDFLIREAPRTVHVLNAPSPAATASLPIGREVARRALTALTDGPLAKTAR, encoded by the coding sequence GTGACGGCGTCCGGGCAGGGCTCTGTGCACGACTTCGACTGTGACGTGCTGGTGATCGGCGGCGGGATCGTCGGCCTGTCGACGGCTCATGCCCTCACGCGCGCGGCTCCCGGCACCAGGGTGATCGTCCTGGAGAAGGAGGCGGGCCCGGCGCGGCACCAGACCGGGCGGAACAGCGGAGTGATCCACAGCGGCATCTACTACCGGCCGGGGTCGCTGAAGGCGCGGTTCGCGGTGCGGGGCGCCGCCGAGATGGTGAAGTTCTGCGCCGAGTACGGCATCGCGCACAAGGTCACCGGGAAGCTGATCGTGGCCACCGGCAAGGACGAGCTGCCGCGGCTGCACGCACTGGTCCAGCGCGGCCGGGAGAACGGCATTCCGGTGCGGGAGCTGGGCCCCTCGCAGATCATGGAGTACGAGCCGGAGGTGCGGGGGCTCGCGGCGATCCATGTCGGGACGACCGGGGTGTGCGACTTCGGGGCGGTGGCTGCGCAGCTGGGAGCCGCGTCCGGCGCGGACGTCCGCTACGGCGAGGAAGTGGCCGCGATCGACCGCCGGAGCTGGGGGGTCGCGGTGCGCACGACGTCGGAGGCGGTGGTCAGGGCGCGGGTGCTGGTGAACTGCGCGGGGCTGCACTGCGACCGTGTGGCGCGGCTGGCGGGCGACGACCCCGGGATGCGGATCGTTCCCTTCCGGGGTGAGTACTACGAGCTGGCGGACGCCTCGCTGGTGCGGGGCCTGGTGTATCCGGTGCCCGATCCTTCCTTCCCCTTCCTCGGAGTCCATCTGACCCGCGGCATCGAGGGCGGCGTTCACGTCGGCCCCAACGCGGTCCCGGCGCTGGCCCGCGAGGGCTACAGCTGGTCGGCGGTCCGCCCGAGGGAACTCGCCGAGACGCTGAGCTGGCCGGGTTCCTGGCAGATAGCGCGCCGGCACTGGCGGTACGGGGCGGGGGAACTGCACCGCTCCCTGTCGAAGCGTGCCTTCACCACGGCGGTACGCCGCCTGCTCCCGGCGGTGACGGAAGGGGACCTGCGGCCGGCCGCGGCGGGGGTACGGGCGCAGGCGGTGCTGCGGGACGGGACGCTGGCGGACGACTTCCTGATCCGCGAGGCGCCGCGGACGGTGCATGTGCTGAACGCACCCTCACCGGCGGCGACGGCGTCGCTCCCGATCGGCCGAGAGGTGGCCCGCCGCGCTCTGACGGCACTGACGGACGGGCCCCTCGCGAAGACCGCCCGCTAG
- a CDS encoding 2OG-Fe(II) oxygenase: MPTTLSAGRASERVAAGDWHCIADELNEYGSTLTPRILTAVECRAIAALYDDEERFRSTVDMARHRFGSGQYRYFAHPLPDLVRELREAFYPRLLPIAREWAGKLRRPAPWPDTLEEWLGMCHDAGQSKSAQILLRYGPGDWNALHRDVFGDAVFPLQVVIGLDTPGADYSGGEFLMVEQRPRAQSRGSSTTLPQGHGLVFTTRDRPVRSARGWSAGPVRHGVSTVRSGRRRTLGLVFHEAA, from the coding sequence ATGCCGACAACCCTGTCCGCAGGCCGTGCGAGCGAGCGCGTTGCCGCGGGCGACTGGCACTGCATCGCCGACGAGCTGAACGAGTACGGCAGCACGCTCACCCCGCGGATCCTCACCGCCGTCGAATGCCGCGCGATCGCCGCCCTGTACGACGACGAAGAGCGCTTCCGCTCGACCGTCGACATGGCCCGCCACCGCTTCGGATCGGGCCAGTACCGCTATTTCGCGCATCCGCTGCCGGACTTGGTACGAGAGTTGCGCGAGGCGTTCTACCCGCGTCTGCTGCCGATCGCCCGCGAGTGGGCCGGGAAGCTGCGCAGGCCCGCCCCCTGGCCCGACACGCTGGAGGAGTGGCTGGGCATGTGCCATGACGCGGGACAGTCCAAGTCTGCCCAGATCCTGCTGCGTTACGGACCCGGCGACTGGAACGCCCTGCACCGGGACGTGTTCGGCGACGCCGTCTTCCCGCTCCAGGTCGTCATCGGCCTGGACACCCCCGGGGCCGACTACAGCGGCGGCGAGTTCCTCATGGTCGAGCAGCGTCCGCGTGCCCAGTCCCGGGGCTCGTCGACCACACTGCCCCAGGGCCACGGCCTTGTCTTCACCACCCGCGACCGGCCGGTGCGCTCGGCGCGCGGCTGGTCGGCCGGACCCGTGCGGCACGGCGTGAGCACCGTCCGCTCGGGCCGCAGGCGCACGCTCGGTCTGGTCTTCCACGAAGCGGCCTGA
- a CDS encoding YciI family protein: MKYLVMVQGSQADYEAMRGQASGAGPAWSEKELQAMFAFMGEINNDLSESGEFVEGHGLAEPAQTRFVSLGEDGRPVITDGPYSETKELLAGYWVLDCESLERVTEIAARILTCPGPVGAPAYPVVIRQILDEGGDL; the protein is encoded by the coding sequence ATGAAGTATCTGGTGATGGTCCAGGGCTCGCAGGCCGACTACGAGGCGATGCGCGGCCAGGCGTCCGGCGCCGGCCCGGCCTGGAGCGAGAAGGAACTGCAGGCGATGTTCGCCTTCATGGGCGAGATCAACAACGATCTCTCCGAGTCCGGGGAGTTCGTCGAGGGGCACGGGCTTGCCGAGCCCGCCCAGACCCGGTTCGTGAGCCTCGGCGAGGACGGGCGGCCCGTGATCACCGACGGGCCCTACAGCGAGACCAAGGAGCTGCTCGCCGGCTACTGGGTGCTCGACTGCGAGAGCCTGGAACGGGTCACCGAGATCGCCGCGCGGATCCTGACCTGCCCGGGGCCCGTGGGGGCGCCCGCCTACCCGGTGGTCATCCGGCAGATCCTGGACGAGGGAGGCGATCTGTGA
- a CDS encoding PrsW family intramembrane metalloprotease gives MSESYPQHLSSHPAVPAFDEQPLFDGVPERARWRYKPRRASRLWRSKAVRAGVVITLLALSGLVILALVREQTGTHGFLVGLGLATLPVPLLAAAFRWLDRVEPGPWRNLLFAFAWGAFAAALVAIIANSFATRWIATATADPASADTLGATVIAPVVEESAKAAAILLIFLFRRRDFTGIVDGVVVAGFTATGFAFTENILYLGNAFGEDQEIGTSGLASVTAATFFVRVVMSPFAHPLFTVLTGIGFGAAALAARRRRFRRIALPLLGLALAMGMHALWNGSASLFGPFGFYAVYGAFMVPVFGLLTWLTIWSRQRELRTISTELPAYAAAGWLTADEPRALSSMRVRTMARDIARRTHGPAGAHAVSEYERFATTLASLRHRAHRGAVGPDFSEREQELLHHLWQRKDVASPALTYAARATGQAWTPPPHRDYGGYNPYRS, from the coding sequence GTGTCCGAGTCGTATCCGCAGCACCTCTCATCGCATCCGGCGGTCCCGGCCTTCGACGAGCAGCCGCTCTTCGATGGCGTGCCGGAGCGTGCCCGCTGGCGGTACAAACCGCGAAGGGCCTCCCGGCTCTGGCGCAGCAAGGCGGTTCGGGCGGGGGTGGTCATCACCCTGCTCGCCCTCTCCGGCCTCGTCATCCTCGCTCTCGTACGCGAACAGACCGGTACCCATGGCTTCCTGGTCGGACTGGGCCTGGCCACCCTGCCCGTCCCGCTGCTCGCCGCGGCCTTCCGCTGGCTGGACCGGGTCGAGCCCGGCCCCTGGCGGAATCTGCTGTTCGCGTTCGCCTGGGGCGCCTTCGCCGCCGCCCTCGTCGCGATCATCGCGAACTCCTTCGCAACCCGCTGGATAGCGACCGCGACCGCCGACCCGGCGAGCGCGGACACGCTCGGCGCGACCGTCATAGCCCCGGTCGTCGAGGAGAGCGCGAAGGCCGCGGCGATTTTGCTGATCTTCCTCTTCCGCAGACGGGACTTCACCGGCATCGTCGACGGCGTCGTCGTGGCGGGCTTCACCGCGACCGGTTTCGCCTTCACCGAGAACATCCTCTACCTGGGCAACGCCTTCGGTGAGGACCAGGAGATAGGCACCTCGGGCCTGGCGTCGGTGACCGCGGCAACCTTCTTCGTACGGGTCGTGATGTCGCCGTTCGCGCATCCGCTGTTCACGGTGCTCACCGGTATCGGCTTCGGGGCCGCCGCGCTCGCCGCACGGCGCCGACGGTTCCGGCGGATCGCGCTGCCGCTGCTGGGGCTCGCCCTCGCCATGGGCATGCACGCGCTGTGGAACGGCTCGGCGTCCCTTTTCGGCCCGTTCGGTTTCTATGCCGTGTACGGGGCGTTCATGGTCCCGGTCTTCGGGCTGCTGACCTGGCTCACGATCTGGTCCCGGCAGCGCGAACTGCGCACGATATCCACCGAACTGCCCGCCTACGCGGCGGCCGGCTGGCTGACCGCCGACGAGCCGCGCGCTCTCTCGTCGATGCGGGTGCGCACCATGGCCCGCGACATCGCCCGCCGTACGCACGGACCGGCCGGAGCCCACGCCGTCTCGGAGTACGAACGGTTCGCGACGACCCTGGCCTCTCTGCGCCACCGGGCCCACCGCGGGGCGGTGGGCCCGGACTTCTCCGAGCGGGAGCAGGAACTGCTGCACCACCTGTGGCAGCGCAAGGACGTCGCATCTCCTGCGCTGACCTACGCGGCGCGGGCGACGGGCCAGGCATGGACACCGCCGCCCCACCGCGACTACGGCGGCTACAACCCGTACCGCTCCTAG
- a CDS encoding RNA polymerase sigma factor, which yields MRPATGIEDLLRLHAPQVLGALVRRYGHFDLAEDSVQEALLAAARQWPGSGLPDNPRGWLIKVASRRLTEALRGEEARRRREERVAALTPRDAFTAPAPGESRAPSDDDTLTLLFLCCHPELTPAAQIALTLRAVGGLTTAEIARAHLVPEATMAQRISRAKQKVKGVPFRQPGPVDRDQRLAAVLQVLYLIFNEGYTATSGSDLHRADLAGEAIRLTRDVRRLLPKDGAVTGLLALMLLTDARSAARSGPHGELVPLDEQDRSLWDPKAITEGTALVEEALSQGPAGAYQLQAAIAALHDEAARAQDTDWPQILALYDLLVRRAPEPMAELGRAVAVAMVHGPRAGLAEVAGLEDRLAGHHRLDAVRAHLLEKAGDAEGARAAYQLAARRTLSVPETRYLQMRAARLLPPA from the coding sequence GTGAGACCTGCGACCGGCATCGAGGACCTGCTGCGCCTGCACGCGCCGCAGGTCCTCGGTGCGCTGGTCCGGCGGTACGGGCACTTCGACCTGGCCGAGGACTCCGTACAGGAGGCGCTGCTCGCGGCCGCGCGGCAGTGGCCCGGGTCGGGGCTCCCGGACAATCCACGCGGGTGGCTGATCAAGGTCGCCTCCCGCCGTCTCACGGAAGCGCTGCGCGGCGAAGAGGCCCGGCGCAGGCGCGAGGAGAGAGTCGCGGCGCTGACCCCGAGGGACGCATTCACCGCGCCCGCGCCCGGGGAGAGCCGTGCGCCCTCCGACGACGACACGCTCACGCTGCTGTTCCTGTGCTGCCACCCCGAACTCACCCCGGCCGCCCAGATCGCGCTCACCCTGCGCGCCGTCGGCGGTCTGACGACGGCCGAGATCGCCCGCGCTCATCTGGTGCCCGAGGCGACGATGGCCCAGCGGATCAGCAGGGCCAAGCAGAAGGTCAAGGGCGTGCCGTTTCGCCAGCCGGGGCCCGTGGACCGCGATCAGCGGCTCGCCGCTGTGCTGCAGGTGCTGTACCTGATCTTCAACGAGGGCTACACGGCGACCTCCGGCAGCGATCTGCACCGCGCCGACCTCGCCGGTGAGGCGATCCGGCTGACCCGGGACGTGCGCAGACTGCTACCCAAGGACGGGGCGGTGACCGGGCTGCTCGCGCTGATGCTGCTCACCGACGCCCGCAGTGCTGCGCGCTCCGGACCGCACGGCGAGCTCGTCCCGCTCGACGAGCAGGACCGGAGCCTGTGGGACCCGAAGGCGATCACCGAGGGGACCGCGCTGGTGGAGGAGGCTCTGTCCCAGGGGCCGGCCGGGGCGTACCAGCTGCAGGCGGCGATCGCGGCCCTGCACGACGAGGCGGCGCGGGCGCAGGACACCGACTGGCCGCAGATTCTCGCGCTGTACGACCTGCTCGTACGCCGCGCTCCGGAGCCGATGGCAGAGCTGGGCCGTGCCGTGGCTGTCGCCATGGTGCACGGTCCAAGGGCGGGCCTCGCCGAAGTCGCCGGGCTGGAGGACCGGTTGGCGGGCCATCACCGGCTGGACGCCGTACGGGCGCATCTGCTGGAGAAGGCGGGGGATGCCGAAGGAGCCAGGGCTGCCTACCAGTTGGCTGCCCGGCGCACACTCAGCGTCCCCGAGACGCGCTACCTCCAGATGCGGGCCGCCCGGCTGCTGCCCCCGGCATAG
- a CDS encoding N-acetylmuramoyl-L-alanine amidase: MAWCPFAQKLELQPESDQQPAIRPTQFILHSVAAPWTIQRIYEYWQSTNLESHFGLGYDGSLGQYIGTETRADANYQANRRPDGTGAVSIETASNTSGTDPWTGDQVDKLIGLGLWLHQHHGLPLRICRTHDDPGYGYHRLHPEWATSGTACPGDARVKQFREVVFPGIVARATDTAPPQEPDMPIAKLYEANTIDVELPSGDWVPLAFKDAVIHAGPRTLVGPVYVHLTITRAPAGSRLDGRFFLTDADGSGKSGYGDTTITGGPGGHQFLHNADVPQGKHLRFEVCVTTPDGSAALLTHRVVTGDYLTA; this comes from the coding sequence ATGGCTTGGTGCCCATTCGCTCAGAAGCTGGAGCTTCAGCCCGAAAGCGACCAGCAACCCGCCATTCGACCAACGCAGTTCATCCTCCACAGCGTTGCGGCGCCGTGGACGATTCAACGGATTTACGAGTACTGGCAGTCTACAAATCTTGAGAGTCACTTCGGCCTCGGCTACGACGGCAGCCTCGGCCAGTACATCGGCACCGAGACCCGCGCGGACGCCAACTACCAAGCCAACCGCCGCCCCGACGGGACCGGTGCGGTGTCGATCGAGACCGCCAGCAACACCAGCGGGACCGACCCGTGGACGGGCGATCAGGTCGACAAGCTCATCGGCCTCGGCTTATGGCTGCACCAGCATCACGGACTACCGCTCAGGATCTGCCGCACCCATGACGACCCCGGATACGGCTACCACCGCCTCCACCCCGAGTGGGCCACTTCCGGCACCGCCTGCCCCGGCGATGCCCGCGTGAAGCAGTTCCGCGAGGTCGTCTTCCCCGGGATCGTCGCCCGCGCCACCGACACCGCCCCGCCGCAGGAGCCGGACATGCCCATCGCGAAGCTGTACGAAGCCAACACCATCGACGTCGAGCTGCCGTCCGGGGACTGGGTCCCCCTCGCCTTCAAGGACGCCGTCATCCACGCCGGGCCGCGCACCCTGGTCGGCCCGGTGTACGTGCACCTCACCATCACGCGCGCCCCCGCCGGCAGTCGCCTGGACGGCCGGTTCTTCCTCACCGACGCAGACGGCTCCGGCAAGTCCGGATATGGCGACACCACCATCACGGGCGGCCCGGGCGGCCACCAGTTCCTCCACAACGCCGACGTCCCCCAGGGCAAGCACCTCCGGTTCGAGGTGTGTGTGACCACCCCCGACGGCAGCGCCGCTCTGCTCACCCACCGCGTCGTCACCGGCGACTACCTCACCGCTTGA
- the trmB gene encoding tRNA (guanosine(46)-N7)-methyltransferase TrmB, translating into MSELRNPAPGQSPSPPPLRDKSTPRFPGGPVADPAGSHHERRIRSFQPRRSRVTAGQGDALERLWPRWGMDIDGHRVLDLQEMFGGLPVVLEIGFGMGEATAQMAAADPGTGILAVDVHTPGQGNLLGLAERNGLSNIRVANGDAIILFREMLPPGSLDGLRVYFPDPWPKKRHHKRRLIQPEFLGLAAPCMKPGAILHCATDWEPYAQQMLEVLSAHPDFENTQEHGGFAPRPAFRPLTRFEGQGLDKGHKVHDLLFRRVPGSA; encoded by the coding sequence GTGTCTGAGCTTCGTAACCCCGCCCCCGGTCAATCCCCGTCCCCTCCCCCTCTCCGCGACAAGAGCACGCCGCGGTTCCCGGGGGGACCCGTTGCCGATCCCGCCGGGTCGCATCACGAGCGGCGGATCCGGAGTTTCCAGCCGCGGCGGAGTCGGGTGACCGCCGGGCAGGGGGATGCCCTGGAGCGGCTCTGGCCGCGGTGGGGCATGGACATCGACGGGCACCGCGTCCTCGACCTCCAGGAGATGTTCGGCGGGCTGCCCGTCGTCCTGGAGATCGGCTTCGGGATGGGCGAGGCCACGGCGCAGATGGCAGCCGCCGATCCCGGCACCGGGATTCTCGCCGTCGACGTGCACACGCCCGGGCAGGGCAATCTCCTCGGTCTCGCGGAGCGGAACGGACTGTCCAACATCCGGGTCGCAAACGGCGACGCGATCATTCTCTTCCGCGAGATGCTCCCGCCCGGCTCGCTGGACGGGCTGCGCGTCTACTTCCCCGACCCCTGGCCCAAGAAGCGCCACCACAAGCGCCGGCTGATCCAGCCCGAGTTCCTCGGCCTCGCCGCTCCCTGCATGAAGCCCGGCGCGATCCTGCACTGCGCGACCGACTGGGAGCCGTACGCCCAGCAGATGCTCGAAGTGCTCTCGGCGCACCCGGACTTCGAGAACACCCAGGAGCACGGCGGCTTCGCCCCACGCCCCGCCTTCCGGCCGCTCACCCGATTCGAGGGGCAGGGCCTGGACAAGGGTCACAAGGTGCACGACCTGCTGTTCCGTCGCGTGCCGGGATCGGCGTAA
- a CDS encoding M23 family metallopeptidase, with the protein MASNKPAPTAPFETDFFGDEGPERAWEEWNPTEDSVRPVRGRHRVMKQRGGLARSSTVLGVGVIAAVGAGGMATAQSKPPVSISLPDSIADNLPDAKSLPGVGSFMSDDSSDADAGNTAPLTSATLAADSGTGSRLEAQGSAGDALRARILQQADQQRSEADAEAKAAAEKAAAEKAAAEAKAQQTAAEAKAEAEKLAAEKAAAEKAEAERLAKLAASYALPTSSYTLTSTFGEAGSMWSSGYHTGLDFAAPTGTPLKAVHSGTVKSAAWSGSYGYRTVLELDDGTEVWYCHQSSMSVSAGQRVTTGETIGRVGATGNVTGPHLHLEVHTADGTGIDPMAWLQSKGLTP; encoded by the coding sequence GTGGCGTCCAACAAACCTGCCCCGACAGCACCCTTCGAAACTGACTTCTTCGGCGACGAGGGGCCAGAGCGGGCATGGGAGGAATGGAACCCCACCGAGGACTCCGTCCGTCCGGTGCGCGGCCGGCACCGTGTCATGAAGCAGCGCGGCGGACTTGCCCGCAGCTCCACTGTGCTCGGTGTCGGTGTGATCGCCGCGGTCGGCGCGGGCGGCATGGCCACCGCGCAGAGCAAGCCGCCGGTCTCCATTTCGCTCCCCGACTCGATCGCGGACAACCTGCCCGACGCCAAGTCCCTTCCGGGCGTGGGCTCGTTCATGTCCGACGACTCCTCGGACGCCGACGCCGGGAACACCGCTCCGCTCACCTCGGCGACCCTCGCCGCTGACAGCGGCACCGGCTCCCGGCTCGAGGCGCAGGGCTCCGCCGGTGACGCGCTGCGTGCCCGCATCCTCCAGCAGGCCGATCAGCAGCGGTCCGAGGCGGACGCCGAGGCCAAGGCGGCCGCGGAGAAGGCCGCGGCGGAGAAGGCCGCGGCGGAGGCGAAGGCGCAGCAGACCGCGGCGGAGGCCAAGGCCGAGGCGGAGAAACTTGCAGCCGAGAAGGCCGCGGCGGAGAAGGCGGAGGCCGAGCGCCTCGCCAAGCTCGCTGCCAGCTACGCGCTGCCCACCTCCTCGTACACCCTCACCTCAACTTTCGGTGAGGCCGGTTCGATGTGGTCCTCGGGCTACCACACCGGCCTGGACTTCGCGGCCCCGACGGGCACGCCCCTCAAGGCCGTGCACAGCGGCACCGTCAAGTCGGCGGCCTGGTCCGGGTCATACGGCTACCGCACGGTGCTGGAGCTCGACGACGGCACGGAGGTCTGGTACTGCCACCAGTCCTCGATGTCGGTGAGCGCCGGCCAGAGGGTGACGACGGGCGAGACGATCGGCCGCGTCGGCGCGACGGGCAATGTGACGGGCCCGCATCTGCACCTCGAGGTCCACACGGCCGACGGAACCGGGATCGACCCGATGGCCTGGCTGCAGAGCAAGGGCCTCACGCCCTGA